A region from the Actinoplanes sp. OR16 genome encodes:
- a CDS encoding DUF1932 domain-containing protein, whose amino-acid sequence MALMTQAIRAASADGVLEPVMADLGERFGTPYEVALAATKAHRYVAEMHQIAESQAAAGLTPSLFASFAAVWAKAASAGENHAVRSLPLGHDDAVIKLWRRDRKSVPAVVNRPVTDPVWVAVEEAARGGCPPVGHLTTLLAELAVTGDRESGHAALAVLAEWPRVVVRLDENARRAWWHQRPQASPAEHVVTRAAAGAFGAPLAVALASTHGDGRVRERAVTAMLAAPSVELMPFLVLRTSDWVRSVRDHARAGLALLLADDPVRYLGAVLPVTTAIDQRYRGAFAVAQVKAAFSTASPEDRRSLAASSHPASRRFCCDLGLSWGWFSPDELIDLAESGPDVPIRARAAEMACRDAVWRRRVAVLRRLARSRRPEVRAAALTGLSPTGDDADVVAHLDDAAPLARALARDAARRAGVDAVAWYRSAVLDKPTPPVIAGFAETVSAQESALLNPLLDHPEATVRAAAVRALRQLDAVDAARVAPMLHDPSTRVVREAVTALRPIVKLVEAELLWQLLTDARTALRRGGYRLLTAGTVSTCLRAGLIAAIDPDPKLAARARADITRLARDVTASTWRSGVTPESVITTHQRTDLTTLLQHATPALEPDTVDRLTSWLHATATA is encoded by the coding sequence ATGGCGCTGATGACACAGGCGATCCGTGCCGCGTCCGCCGACGGAGTCCTGGAGCCGGTGATGGCCGACCTCGGCGAGCGCTTCGGAACCCCGTACGAGGTGGCGCTCGCCGCCACCAAGGCACACCGCTACGTCGCCGAGATGCACCAGATCGCCGAGTCCCAGGCCGCGGCAGGTCTCACACCGTCACTCTTCGCGTCGTTCGCCGCGGTCTGGGCGAAGGCGGCGAGCGCGGGTGAAAATCATGCGGTGCGTTCGTTGCCGCTGGGGCACGATGACGCAGTGATCAAGTTGTGGCGGCGAGACCGGAAGTCTGTTCCCGCGGTGGTGAACCGTCCGGTGACTGATCCGGTGTGGGTGGCCGTCGAGGAGGCTGCTCGTGGCGGGTGCCCACCGGTCGGGCATCTCACGACGCTGCTCGCGGAGCTCGCCGTCACCGGAGACCGCGAGTCGGGCCACGCTGCTCTGGCTGTCCTTGCCGAGTGGCCGCGCGTCGTGGTGCGGCTGGATGAGAACGCACGGCGTGCGTGGTGGCACCAGAGGCCTCAGGCATCGCCGGCGGAACATGTGGTCACCCGGGCGGCGGCCGGCGCGTTCGGCGCTCCGCTCGCGGTGGCACTGGCCAGCACTCATGGTGACGGACGGGTCCGCGAGCGGGCGGTGACCGCGATGCTGGCCGCGCCGTCGGTGGAGCTGATGCCGTTCCTGGTGTTGCGTACCAGTGACTGGGTTCGCTCGGTGCGCGACCATGCCCGTGCCGGTCTGGCATTGCTGCTCGCCGACGATCCGGTCAGATATCTCGGCGCTGTGCTGCCGGTGACGACAGCGATCGACCAGCGCTACCGCGGCGCGTTCGCCGTAGCCCAGGTGAAGGCCGCCTTCTCGACGGCATCGCCCGAGGACCGGCGGTCTCTGGCGGCATCATCACATCCCGCCTCCCGGCGCTTCTGCTGCGACCTCGGACTCAGCTGGGGCTGGTTCTCTCCCGACGAGTTGATCGACCTCGCCGAGTCAGGCCCTGACGTGCCGATCAGGGCTCGCGCTGCCGAGATGGCCTGCCGCGATGCCGTCTGGCGGCGCCGCGTTGCCGTACTGCGCCGCCTGGCCCGAAGCCGCCGGCCAGAGGTACGGGCCGCAGCGCTGACCGGGCTGAGTCCCACCGGCGATGACGCCGACGTGGTGGCGCACCTCGACGACGCGGCGCCCCTGGCGCGGGCACTGGCACGCGACGCGGCCCGCCGTGCCGGCGTCGACGCGGTCGCGTGGTACCGCTCCGCCGTGCTCGACAAACCGACCCCACCGGTGATCGCCGGTTTCGCCGAGACCGTCTCGGCGCAGGAATCGGCGCTGCTCAACCCCCTGCTGGACCATCCAGAGGCTACGGTCCGCGCCGCCGCGGTACGGGCACTACGTCAGCTCGACGCGGTCGACGCGGCACGCGTGGCACCGATGCTGCACGATCCGTCCACGCGGGTGGTCCGCGAAGCAGTCACCGCGTTGCGGCCGATAGTGAAGCTGGTCGAGGCCGAGCTGCTCTGGCAGTTGCTCACCGATGCCAGGACAGCCCTGCGCCGTGGCGGCTACCGCCTGCTCACCGCGGGGACCGTCTCGACGTGCCTTCGAGCTGGACTCATCGCCGCCATCGACCCGGACCCGAAGCTCGCCGCACGGGCCCGAGCGGACATCACCCGCCTCGCCCGCGACGTCACAGCATCGACCTGGCGGTCCGGCGTGACGCCCGAGTCGGTCATCACGACCCACCAGCGCACCGACCTCACAACCCTGCTGCAGCACGCCACACCAGCCCTCGAGCCCGACACCGTGGACAGACTGACCTCCTGGCTCCACGCCACTGCAACCGCATAG
- a CDS encoding TetR/AcrR family transcriptional regulator, translating to MERLSRGDARRTRILTAATREFGRKGYENARIADIARAAGVTDAGVLHHFATKRDLFLAVVELREEVYQSIKLPAESVRALFDEFIAVVRLAAQEPDLLRFRVMLTGASRIEGHPVQGRARRNLEAALETLAPFVQNRIAAGEIAEGTDPQQLVLELLALNEGIRDQWSTLPDRIDYAAVFTIAVNGLYERVRAR from the coding sequence ATGGAACGGCTCTCTCGCGGCGACGCCCGGCGAACCCGGATCCTCACCGCCGCCACCAGGGAGTTCGGCCGCAAGGGCTACGAGAACGCCCGCATCGCCGACATCGCCCGGGCGGCCGGGGTGACGGACGCGGGAGTGCTGCACCACTTCGCCACCAAGCGCGACCTGTTCCTGGCCGTCGTCGAGCTCCGCGAAGAGGTCTATCAGTCGATCAAGCTGCCCGCGGAGTCGGTGCGCGCCCTGTTCGACGAGTTCATCGCGGTCGTCCGCCTCGCCGCCCAGGAACCCGACCTGCTCCGATTCCGCGTCATGCTGACCGGCGCCTCCCGCATCGAAGGCCACCCGGTGCAGGGCCGCGCACGCCGCAATCTCGAGGCCGCCCTGGAGACACTGGCGCCCTTCGTACAGAATCGCATCGCCGCAGGCGAGATAGCCGAGGGAACGGATCCGCAGCAACTCGTCCTCGAACTGCTGGCTCTCAACGAGGGCATCCGCGACCAGTGGTCCACCCTGCCCGACCGCATCGACTACGCCGCCGTTTTCACGATCGCCGTCAACGGCCTCTACGAGCGAGTGCGCGCGAGATGA